In the genome of Segnochrobactrum spirostomi, the window GGCAACGGCGGAACGGGTAGTACCAACGGGGTAGGCGGAATTGGCATCGGAGGCCAAAATCTAAACCTGATTCTTGAGTCGACCTCCGTTGTCTCAGGTGGGCTTGGTGGAGATGGGACGACACGCGCCAATGCGATCCAGTTCACCAGCGGCGTCAATGTGCTGGACCTACAGGGCGACGGCACCGGCTACGCAACGATCACGGGCAACGTCGTTGCGGTGTCCAGCGGCAGCGATACGCTGCGGCTTTCCGGCCTCGGCGGTGATTTCGATGGCTCGCTGATCGATACGTCTGGGCAGTTCCGCAACTTCGCGAACATGGACATCGACACCACCGGAACTTGGGTCTTGACCACGCCCCAGGGTGGAACCTCCATCGGGACGGTGACGGTCACAAACGGTACACTTAAGCTCGGCAACGCTCAATCGGACGGCACGCTGGGAAGCAACGTCACGGTTAAGTCCGGCGGCACCTTCGCCAACTTCTCCAACGGGGCTGGCACGACTGCAGCAAATGTGTCTGGCAGCCTCACTGTTGAGAGTGGCGGCCACTTGCAGGCAACTGTCAGCAACAACTACGCCATCAGCGCTGCCACCGTCACGCTCAACGCCGGTGCCGCGCTCGATGTGACGCTTGGCGCGCCGCAGAATTCCTTTGCGCTGGTCTACTCCTACGGAAATCTCGCACTCAACGGCACCGTCAATATTACAAGCAATGGTGCGATGGGCGAGGGAACCTATAAGCTCATCGAGTACGCAGGCAGCTTATCAGGAACGACGCTCGTCGTTGGTACCGCGCCGTCGGAATACGATTATGCGGTCGATACGACCGGCACGGGCTACGTGCTTCTGGTCGTTTCTGCCGGGGGTCTGTACTGGAACGGCAGCACGACCACGGCGACGGGGTCAGTCGTCGGCGGAAGCGGTACCTGGACGGCGGCGGCTGGGGGCGTAACCAACTGGACGAATTCCAGCGGTACGACCAACGTGGTGACGGACCCCACCAAGACCGCGATCTTCGCCGGCACGGCCGGGACCGTGACGGTGGATGCCTCCTCGGGCGCGGTGTCGGCCAAGGGCCTGAAGTTCCTGACCTCCGGATACGAGATCACGGGCGCGACGCTCACCCTCGCGAATTCCTCAGCGGCGCCGATAGTAAACGTGGACGGAACCAGCTCCCTCGCGACCATCTCATCCGTGCTCGCGGGCAGTGACGGCCTGGAGAAGATCGGCGACGGTACGCTGGTTCTCTCGGGCGTGAACACCTACACGGGCGGCACGACGGTGACGGCGGGCACTCTGCAGCTCGGCAATGCGACGGGCGTGGGGTCAGTTGCCGGCGGCATCGTCGACAATGCGGCGCTGGTGTTCGACAATCCGACGGCGCAAACCTATGGCGGTGTGGTATCCGGGACCGGAACCTTGGAGAAGCAGGGCGCTGGCATCCTGACCTTGACGGGGCAGAATACATTCACCGGGGTGACGACGATCACCGCGGGCATCCTGCAACTCGGAAACGGTGGCATTACCGGGACGGTTAGTGGCAATATAGTCAACAACGCTGCTCTTATTCTGAACCGCTCCGGTATCGGCAATGATGCCATGGCGGTGAACGGAGCGATTTCCGGCACGGGCACGATCGAAAAGCTCGGCGCCGGCCGTGTGACGTTCAACAGCTCGGCCAACACCTATTCCGGCACGACGACGATTTCAGAGGGCACGCTGGAGATCGTCAACTCCACGGGGCTGGGCTCAGCTTCCGCCGGCACGACGGTGGCGTCCGGCGCCACCCTGTTGGTTTCCTCCTCCGGCGTGCTGAACGAGCCGCTGACCATTTCGGGAACCGGCGATTCGGTAAATTTCAGCAGCGGCAACTATGGAGCCGTCTCCGGCGGATATGTCACCTTGGGCGGAACTGTCACCGTTGCGGCTGATGCGACGATCTCCGTCGGCGGCGTGACGGGAGAGGTGACCGGTACTGGCACGACCCTGACCATGATCGGGGGCGGGATCGACTTCTCCACCACGTCCACAGTCTCGGGGTCGCTCAATCTTGTCATCACGGGCTATCCGTCGGGAGGTTGGCCAATCGTCAACTTCAACGGTGCGAACACCTTCACGGGCACATTTACGCTCGAGTCAGGATTGGCCTTCGTCAATAATTCAGCGGCGTTGGGTTCGACGGAGGGCGGCACTACCATCGCCTCCGGGGCAACGTTGATGTTGTCCCCCAGTTCAGGTTCGATTTCCATCGGTGCCGAAGCGCTGACAATTTCCGGAACTGGCTATTTCGGCTTCGGTGCGCTGAGAAGCGCGTATGGTAACAACAGCCTCGCGGGTCCTATTACGCTTGCGGATGATGCCACGATCACCGTCAACAGCGACACGCTGCTTCTGTCGGGCGCCATCGACCTCTCGGGCAAGACCCTGACACTAACTGGTTCGGGCGGCACGATATCCGGAACTATCGCTGCTGGTAGTGGTGGCGTGACGGTCGATTCGAGCAGCAGCTGGATCTTCACCGCCGCGAATCTCTATACTGGCGATACGGTGATTGGGTCGGGCGCTACGCTTCAATTGGGGGCGACTGGCTCCGCCGCGGGTTCCGTTGCCGGCAACATCGTCGATAATGGTTCACTCAGCTTCGTCGCCGACTCCAACCGCGCCTATGCGGGTGTGATCTCAGGGAGCGGAACGCTGGCGAAGTCCGGCACGGGCACGCTGACGCTGACGGGGAACAATACCTACACCGGATCCACGACGGTCTCCGGAGGGCTGCTCCAGATCGGCGATGGTGGAACGACAGGCTGGATCACCAGCCAGGTCATCACGAATTCCGGCAGCGATTCCGGTGGCATCGTCTTCAATCGCTCCGACAACGTCACGTTCTCCGGCACGGTGGGCGGCAGCGGTACCCTGGAGCAGAAGGGGCCGGGGACGCTGACACTAACCGGTTCCAATATGCTGAGCGGTACGACGACGGTGAGCGGCGGCACGCTGCAACTCGTCGGGAGCCTCTTTGGCGGCCCAGTGGATGTGAAGAGCGGCGGTACGCTGCTCGGGACGTCCACGGGCATGATCTTCGGCAACACCACGATCGAGAACGGCGGCACGCTTTCGGCGGCGAGCGGCACTTACTTCCAGATGGCTGGCCTCAGCTTCGGGGCGACCTCGGGGCTTACGGTCGCGGTCGGAGCACCGTCCGGCACGGCCGCGGTGTATGCCGGTGGTGCGTTGACGCTGGATGGATCGCTTCAGCTCACCACTGGCGCGGGCTTCACCTCAGGCACTTACCGGCTGATCGACTATACCGGGGCGCTGACCGATAACGGCATGACGGTGACCTCGCCGGTTCACTCACTCTATGCCATCGACACGTCGACGGGCGGGCAGGTGAATCTCGTCGTGGCGGTGGGCCAGTGGTGGAACGGCTCCAACACCACGGGTGGCTCGCAAGTCGTCGGTGGCGACGGCACGTGGAGTGTCCAGGCGGGTGCCACGAACTGGACGAACCAAGCCGGCAGCGCAGCCTCTCCCTGGGGCCAGGGTGGCATCGCCGTGTTCGGTGGCGCGGCGGGCACGGTGACGATTGCGGGTGCGACCAATCCTGTTGTCGTCGGTATGGACTTCGTGACCGACGGCTACACGGTGACGGGCCAGAGCATCACGCTCGCCCCGCTCACAGCCGGTCTGACGCCGGCGATCATGGTCGACAGCGGCACGGCAACGGTGGCCTCTGTCCTCGACGGCAGTGCCGGGATGGAGAAGACCGGCGCGGGCACGCTCATCCTGGCGGGCACGAACACTTATAGCGGTCAGACGACCGTCTCGGCAGGTACGCTGCAGATCGGCGATGGCGGCACCACCGGCTCCCTCTCGGGCAACATCGTCAACAATGCTGCGCTGGTATTCAATCGGTCGGATGACGTGACCTATGCGGGCGTCATCTCCGGAGCAGGCACGCTGGAGAAGCTGGGTGGCGGCACTCTCACGCTCACCAATAACGCCACGACCTATAGCGGGCTGACCACCGTTAGCGGCGGTACGCTTGAACTCGTGGGGCTCTGGCAGCGCGGCGGCATTGCGCTCAATGGCAGCACGACCCGCCTGCTGTTCAATACCAGCGCCACAACCAGCGTTTATTCGGGCCTCATCACCGGCACGGGCAGCGTGGAGAAGACAGGCAGCAACAACGTTACTCTTGTTGCCGACAATACCTATACCGGCGGCACAACGGTGACAGACGGCCAGCTGTCCATCGGCAACAACACGACGACAGGCTCCATTCTAGGTGACGTCGAGGTCAAGGCGGGCGCGGAATTGATCATTTCGCGCAGCAACACCATCGTCTTTGGCGGGAATATTTCGGGCGCAGGCTCGGTGATGGTCAATGGGCAGGGAATGGCCGTCCTGACCGGCAACGTCACCAACAGCGGTGGCGTGACCGTCGGCATCGGCTCCCTCCAGATCGGCAATGGCGGCACCATCGGCTCGGTCACCGGCGATATCGCCACCGACCTGCTCTCGTTTGGCGGTCACCTCATCTTCAACCGGTCGGATGATCTGACCTATGCGGGCGTCATCTCCGGAGCAGGCACGCTGGCGAAGCTGGGCGCGGGCACGCTCACGCTGACCGGCGAGAGCACGCTTACCGGCGGCACCACCATCACCGCGGGCACCCTCCAGATCGGCAATGGCGGCAGCACCGGCTCCCTTGCGGGGGCTATCGTCGACAATGCGGCCCTGGCCTTCAACCGCTCCGATGCGATCACCTTCGCGGGGGTGATCAGCGGAACGGGATCGCTCGAACAGAAGGGCCTCGGCACGCTGACGCTGACGGGGGCCAATACCTATTCCGGCGGCACCGTCGTCTCGGCGGGCACTCTGCAGCTCGGCGATGGCGGGACCACGGGTTCGGTGTCCGGTGCGATCGCCAACAGCGGGACGGTTGTGTTCGACCGGTCCGACGATGTGACGGCCTCGGGGTCGATCACCGGCACGGGCGCGCTGGTTCAGGCGGGCACGGGGACGCTGACGCTGGTGGGGTCGAACAGCGCGGGCGCGGGGACCACGGTCTCCGGCGGCACGCTCGAGATCCTGAGCGGGGTGACGCTCGCGAGCGACATCGTGGTGCAGTCCGGCGGCACGCTGCAGGGTGAGACGAGCGGGACGGCGGGTGCCGCGATCAACGGCGCGGTGAGCGTGCAGGACGGCGGTACGCTGCGTGCGGCTCCGACGAGCACCGCGGGGGTGCATGGGTTGTCGATGACGTCGCTGACGCTGTCGAACGGCGCCAACGTCGACGTGATCCTCGGCTCGAACACCGGGATCGGGGTGTTCTCGACCGGAGCGCTGACGCTCGACGGCGTCCTCAACGTGACGAATGCGGGCGCCATGTCGCTCGGCGTCTACCGGCTTATCGACTACACGACGATGGTGGCGAACAACGGACTCGTTCTGGGCAGCACGCCGACCGCGTTCGCCTATGAGGTCCAGCAGGCGCCGGGGCAGGTGAATCTCGCCGTGCTGAGCGGCGACATGCTCTACTGGAACGGCTCGACGACGACGCCGGATGGGACCATCCACGGCGGCAATGGGACCTGGACCGCGAACGCCGGCCAGACCAACTGGCTGACGAGCCCCCTCAACCAGTCGCGGGCCTGGAACAGCCAGTTCGCGGTGTTTGCCGGCACGGCGGGCGCGGTGACGGTGGACAACACCGCCGGGCCGGTTTCGACGACCGGCATGCAGTTCATGGTGGACGGCTATTCGGTGTCGGGCGGCGTCGTCACGCTCGCGGCGTCGAGCGGCCAGACCCAGGTGCGCGTCGGTGACGGGACGAGCGCGGGAGCCGGCTATGTGGCGACCGTCGGCTCCGTTCTGGACGGCACGACGGGGCTCGAGAAGACCGACCTCGGCACTCTGATCCTGACCGGCGCCAACACCTACACCGGCAACACGACGGTCACCCAGGGGACGCTCCAGATCGGCAACGGCGGTGCCACCGGTTCGATCGGCGGCGACGTTGCCGTGGCATCGGGGGCGACGCTCGCCTTCGACCGCAGCGGCACGGTTTCGTTCGGGGGGGTTATCTCCGGCGCGGGCGGGCTGACGCAGGCGGGTCCGGGCACGCTGACGCTGACGGGCACCAACACCTATACCGGCGGCACGACCATTGCGGCCGGAACGCTTCAAATCGGCAATGGCGGCACGACGGGTTCGATCACCGGTCCGGTCGTGAACAACGGGACGCTCGCCTTCGACCGTTCCGACAACACGAGCTTCGCCGAGGCAATCTCGGGCTCCGGCAGCCTGATCAAGAACGGCTCCGGCACGCTGACGCTGGCGGGGACCAACGCGTTCACTGGATCGACGACCATCAACGGCGGCACGTTGTCGATCATGGGCGGCGCCTCGCTCGCCGACGGCGCGCGCCTGACGGTGAACGCGAATGGGCTGCTCAACCTCGTCGATGCCGACGAGACGGTGGGCTCGCTGGCGGGAGGCGGCAACGTCGCCCTCAACACGCACTGCCTGATCACCGGCGGCGACGGGACGAGCTCGACCTTCTCCGGCGGGATCTCGGGATCGGGCTGCGTCACCAAGACCGGCGACGGGACGATGACGCTGACCGGCACCAGCACCTATTCCGGCACCACGACGGTGTCCGGCGGTGCGATCGCGATCGGGTCGGCGGACGCCATCGGCACCGGACCGCTCGCGCTGGTGGGAGCCGGCACGCTCGAGGCGGTCGACGACTTCACCTTCGCGCGGGGCATCTCGCTGACGCCGGTCGACGGCAGCGGTGGCGGCACCGTGACCGTTGATTACACACAGACGCTGACGGTGTCCGGGGTTGTTTCGGGGAACGGTGCGCTGACGAAGACGGGAGGCGGCACGCTGGTCCTGTCGGGCACCAACACCTTCTCGGGCGCGACCACCGTGGACGGTGGCCAGCTCTCGCTCATGGGCGGCTCGTCGCTGTCGGACACGGCGCGCCTGACGATCGCCGGGTTCGCCACGGTCGAACTCGTCGACGCCGACGAGACGGTGGGCTCTCTCGCGGGAGCGGGCACCGTGACCCTCGACGGCCACTGCCTGTCGACCGGTGGCGACGGGACCAGCTCGAGCTTCTCGGGCTCTCTGAACGGGCCGGGCTGCCTGACGAAGACCGGCGACGGCACCCTGACGCTGTCGGGGATCAACACGCTGACCGGCCCGGTGACGGTG includes:
- a CDS encoding autotransporter-associated beta strand repeat-containing protein, with amino-acid sequence MLDLQGDGTGYATITGNVVAVSSGSDTLRLSGLGGDFDGSLIDTSGQFRNFANMDIDTTGTWVLTTPQGGTSIGTVTVTNGTLKLGNAQSDGTLGSNVTVKSGGTFANFSNGAGTTAANVSGSLTVESGGHLQATVSNNYAISAATVTLNAGAALDVTLGAPQNSFALVYSYGNLALNGTVNITSNGAMGEGTYKLIEYAGSLSGTTLVVGTAPSEYDYAVDTTGTGYVLLVVSAGGLYWNGSTTTATGSVVGGSGTWTAAAGGVTNWTNSSGTTNVVTDPTKTAIFAGTAGTVTVDASSGAVSAKGLKFLTSGYEITGATLTLANSSAAPIVNVDGTSSLATISSVLAGSDGLEKIGDGTLVLSGVNTYTGGTTVTAGTLQLGNATGVGSVAGGIVDNAALVFDNPTAQTYGGVVSGTGTLEKQGAGILTLTGQNTFTGVTTITAGILQLGNGGITGTVSGNIVNNAALILNRSGIGNDAMAVNGAISGTGTIEKLGAGRVTFNSSANTYSGTTTISEGTLEIVNSTGLGSASAGTTVASGATLLVSSSGVLNEPLTISGTGDSVNFSSGNYGAVSGGYVTLGGTVTVAADATISVGGVTGEVTGTGTTLTMIGGGIDFSTTSTVSGSLNLVITGYPSGGWPIVNFNGANTFTGTFTLESGLAFVNNSAALGSTEGGTTIASGATLMLSPSSGSISIGAEALTISGTGYFGFGALRSAYGNNSLAGPITLADDATITVNSDTLLLSGAIDLSGKTLTLTGSGGTISGTIAAGSGGVTVDSSSSWIFTAANLYTGDTVIGSGATLQLGATGSAAGSVAGNIVDNGSLSFVADSNRAYAGVISGSGTLAKSGTGTLTLTGNNTYTGSTTVSGGLLQIGDGGTTGWITSQVITNSGSDSGGIVFNRSDNVTFSGTVGGSGTLEQKGPGTLTLTGSNMLSGTTTVSGGTLQLVGSLFGGPVDVKSGGTLLGTSTGMIFGNTTIENGGTLSAASGTYFQMAGLSFGATSGLTVAVGAPSGTAAVYAGGALTLDGSLQLTTGAGFTSGTYRLIDYTGALTDNGMTVTSPVHSLYAIDTSTGGQVNLVVAVGQWWNGSNTTGGSQVVGGDGTWSVQAGATNWTNQAGSAASPWGQGGIAVFGGAAGTVTIAGATNPVVVGMDFVTDGYTVTGQSITLAPLTAGLTPAIMVDSGTATVASVLDGSAGMEKTGAGTLILAGTNTYSGQTTVSAGTLQIGDGGTTGSLSGNIVNNAALVFNRSDDVTYAGVISGAGTLEKLGGGTLTLTNNATTYSGLTTVSGGTLELVGLWQRGGIALNGSTTRLLFNTSATTSVYSGLITGTGSVEKTGSNNVTLVADNTYTGGTTVTDGQLSIGNNTTTGSILGDVEVKAGAELIISRSNTIVFGGNISGAGSVMVNGQGMAVLTGNVTNSGGVTVGIGSLQIGNGGTIGSVTGDIATDLLSFGGHLIFNRSDDLTYAGVISGAGTLAKLGAGTLTLTGESTLTGGTTITAGTLQIGNGGSTGSLAGAIVDNAALAFNRSDAITFAGVISGTGSLEQKGLGTLTLTGANTYSGGTVVSAGTLQLGDGGTTGSVSGAIANSGTVVFDRSDDVTASGSITGTGALVQAGTGTLTLVGSNSAGAGTTVSGGTLEILSGVTLASDIVVQSGGTLQGETSGTAGAAINGAVSVQDGGTLRAAPTSTAGVHGLSMTSLTLSNGANVDVILGSNTGIGVFSTGALTLDGVLNVTNAGAMSLGVYRLIDYTTMVANNGLVLGSTPTAFAYEVQQAPGQVNLAVLSGDMLYWNGSTTTPDGTIHGGNGTWTANAGQTNWLTSPLNQSRAWNSQFAVFAGTAGAVTVDNTAGPVSTTGMQFMVDGYSVSGGVVTLAASSGQTQVRVGDGTSAGAGYVATVGSVLDGTTGLEKTDLGTLILTGANTYTGNTTVTQGTLQIGNGGATGSIGGDVAVASGATLAFDRSGTVSFGGVISGAGGLTQAGPGTLTLTGTNTYTGGTTIAAGTLQIGNGGTTGSITGPVVNNGTLAFDRSDNTSFAEAISGSGSLIKNGSGTLTLAGTNAFTGSTTINGGTLSIMGGASLADGARLTVNANGLLNLVDADETVGSLAGGGNVALNTHCLITGGDGTSSTFSGGISGSGCVTKTGDGTMTLTGTSTYSGTTTVSGGAIAIGSADAIGTGPLALVGAGTLEAVDDFTFARGISLTPVDGSGGGTVTVDYTQTLTVSGVVSGNGALTKTGGGTLVLSGTNTFSGATTVDGGQLSLMGGSSLSDTARLTIAGFATVELVDADETVGSLAGAGTVTLDGHCLSTGGDGTSSSFSGSLNGPGCLTKTGDGTLTLSGINTLTGPVTVSGGAVQVSAASALGGGPLALSGGGTLQASGTFTYANAVSLTPVSGTGGGTFNVDDAQTLTLIGAITGLGNLAKTGTGTLVIEGANTASGATNVNAGTLVARGGQALSGESAVTVASGAQLIVDGADATIGSLSGAGAVQLSDASLSLGGDNTTTTYSGTLSGTGGLTKTGTGTLTLAGANSYSGNTEIRGGALNVSGGLTDSDVYVYDQATLSGGGTITKTVHVLSGGTIAGSVGSGLTMGSLDMQAGATMSVSLGAPSGSGVFNINGNVNLAGTLAVNPNPGFGYGIYRIANYGGTLTDNGMTVSGLPSNLEGGLQTAIPGQVNLYVDDPNNPTEFWNGANTTPTQAVLGGTGTWTAGAQTNWVNESGTVSKTWNSGFAVFQGSAGTVTVDDTDVAVSAVGMQFVTSGYVVTGDSINLTGTALIRVGDGTLAGAATTATIASVLTGTSGLEKSDYGTLVLSGANTYSGGTRLTAGTLAVGNNGALGTGTLAMAEGTTLAFATDGLTLANAVTLTGDPTISVGSGQTDTLAGVLSDGTQPGDIVKTGGGTLVLTGNNTYSGGTTISEGTLQIGNGGTTGSIVGDVIDNATLTFDRSDDVTFAGAISGSGALVQSGTGTLMLTGANTYTGGTTVSAGTLAGNATSLQGNIVDNAAVVFNQTTTGTYAGAISGTGSMTKTGTGTLILIGENTYTGGTTISEGTLQIGNGGTTGSLVGAIVNNAALVFNRSDTYNFPGTISGPGSVTIIGGTVNFTGANAYSGPIAVADATFELAPGAVSASSYTIGAGGVIGGTGTIAGLSVLNGGTAAPGYSPGTLTVNGNVSFGAGSVYQVDITPQGAHDLIIASGTATISGGTVQVNAAQGTYVPGSTYTILTAQGGVSGQFSGLTVNYAYLDPVLSYDANDVYLTVWRNTVSFPDAAYTTNQKVAAAAVENLPITNPVYTAVVQLSGAEAPAAFDALSGEAYASASSVMQQQSSYLREAVGTRVRQGLIGQSGFGQETAKLAPGYDATVWTQAYGAWGLTAGNGNAASVDRTIGGFFTGIDAALSEAARFGIVGGYSRSTFNVDARSSSGDIDNYDLGLYGGAKFGSLSFLAAASYTWHDLSVDRTIAFSGFSGIASADYKAGTTQVFSEAAWRVDLSKSVDAKTFGAASIEPFANLAYVNLSSQNFTETGTPAALTGSAETENTLYSTLGVRAATVFELSNGASLTPHASLGWQHAFGDVNSSASLAFASGGSAFSVAGVPIARDAALVGAGVDYAFSKSVSASVTYSGQFGSGTEDNAFKGTINIKF